The genomic segment taacataacaatatgtaatatgttttatatacacactgcaagtctatatataatgtagtaacagacacgttcataacaatatgtaatatgttttatatacacactgcaagtatatatataatgtagtaacagacacgttcataacaatatgtaatatgtacaatatacacactgcaagtctacatatatagtgtagtaacagacaccttcataacaatatgtaatatgtacaatatacacactgcaagtctacatatatagtgtagtaacagacaccttcataacaatatgtaatatgtacaatatacacactgaaagtctACATTTATAgtgtagtaacagataccttcataacaatatgtaatatcaggcatgtgatttttccatctatagtcggaaatccggcttttttatctctgtaaaaatgtaaaaaaaaaatgttctgtttttgttcgttttttttctcgacctacaatgtgtgttaaaatcttgatctgtctctttgccatacctgccaacaactacggttttccagtaatgagtacggtttttgataaccCAGAGGTAAAAACcacggttttccattaaaaattattaacttaaaaatcgaagctacgtagcAAAGCGACTCCATGGGCAGGGAACAAAATATAGGGGaaacaatgatgattggttggtttacgtataagaaaatccatgattggttggttggtttactatgatgagtcacgattggttacgattagggcaaaacattacagattggccaatcagaggcaagatagggcgggtcatccaACCAGGAAGGGATTTCACAACAGACgctcacattccaaatgacgacgagagagttggAGAAGAGAAAAGGGAATATTTAAACGGgtgatttatatataaaaaaaaaatagtggaagatggcagagggattatcttccttagatttttcttttagcgatgtagacgacctCCAGGAAACCcataatgcgtctacttggctacATTTGGACagatgtatgcgtctggataaaacaatgcccaaaacattaattttagttttttaccatgtaagcccaacttgaacacaagttgtaattactgtagtgactaaataacatagtgactaaaACAGACAGGatgattcatttggatgaatggaGTATCTATTTATGTAAACTCTGTTGGtcatttttcaattatttaaacactgaaacatctttaaatggtactttttttgtgtgcaaattttcGCATGTTCAATTGCTGCAAAACCAGgagcttgacacatgctaactgttagcatgttaactataACATGCTAGTatgctacatatatacatatacacatacatatatatatatatcaatcaatcaatcaatgtttatttatatagccctaaatcacaagtgtctcaaagggctgcacaagccacaacgacatcctcggtacaaagcccacataagggcaaggaaaaactcaccccagtggtacgtcggtgtgaatgactatgagaaaccttggagaggaccgcatatgtgggtaaccccccctctaggggagaccgaatgcaatgaatgtcgagtgggtctgacataatattgtgagagtctagtccatagtggatccaacataatagaaagagtccagtccatagtggggccagcaggacaccatcccgagcggagacgggtcagcagcgcagagatgttcccagccgaggcacaggcgagcggtccaccccgggtcccgactctggacagccagcacttcatccatggccaccggacctgtgccccccctgccctccacaaggaagaggggagcagaggagaaaagaaaagaaacggcagatcaactggtctaaaggggggtctatttaaaggctagagtatacaaatgagttttaagatgggacttaaatgcttctactgaggtagcatctctaattgttaccgggagggcattccatagtactggagcccgaatagaaaacgctctatagcccgcagactttttttgggctctgggaatcactaataagccggagttctttgaacgcagatttcttgccgggacatatggtacaatacaatcgacaagataggacggagctagaccgtgtagtattttatacgcaagtagtaaaaccttaaagtcacatcttaagtgcacaggaagccagtgcaggtgagccagtataggcctaatatgatcaaactttcttgttcttgtcaaaagcctagcagccgcattttgtaccaattgtaatcttttaatgctagacatagggagacccgaaaataatacgttacagtagtcgagacgagacgtaacgaacgcatgaataatgatctcagcgtcgctagtggataaaatagaacgaattttagcgatattacgtagatgaaagaaggccgttttagtaacactctgaatgtgtgactcaaacgagagagttgggtcgaagataatacccagattctttactgattcgccttgtgtaattgtttggttgtcaaatgttaaggtggtattattaaataaatgtcggtgtttagcaggaccgataatcagcatttccgttttcttggcgttgagttgcaagaagttagcggacatccattgtttaatttcattaagacacgcctccagctgactacaatccggcgtgttggtcagctttaggggcatgtagagttgggtgtcatcagcataacagtgaaaactaacaccgtatttgcgtatgatgtcgcctagcggcagcatgtaaatactaaagagtgcagggccaagaaccgaaccctgaggaactccgcacgttaccttaacatagtctgaggtcacattattatgggagacgcactgcatcctgtcagtaagataagagttaaaccacgacaaagctaagtctgacataccaatatgtgttttgatacgctctaataaaatattatgatcgacggtatcgaaagcagcgctaagatcacgaagcagcaacatagatgacgcatcagaatccatcgttagcagtagatcattagtcatttttgcgagggctgtctccgtagagtgatttgccctgaaaccggattgaaaaggttcacagagattgttagacactaagtgttcatttagctgctgtgcgacaattttttcgaggattttctaaataaagggaaggtgggacatgaggtcggtagtttaccatgaggtcaggatcaaggttaggtcttttgagcagaggataaataaccgctttcttgaatgctagtggaacagtgccagaggaaagtgataagtttataatatttagcactgatggacctaataatatatataataataatatatatatatatatatatatatatatatatatatatacatatatatatatataaatatatatgtgtatatgtatatacatatacacatgtatatatatacatatatatatatatatatatatatacatttatatatatatatatatatataaaagtgtatTAATCTAGAGTAACTTTAGATCTTTCGATAtaaagttaaacattttttatgttgtatgcccttttgttaaagaaaaccctgtttttaatggcaaacacacaacatatgcaatattttacccctaAAATAATTTCAAAGTTGAATATTTTATATGgagtatttggagccttaaacAGGTCAATCTTTCATAACAACaatgaccatttaaaaaaaaaaaatgctctgtGATGCAAAAGGACCTAACtcataaaaataaatcatacaattttttttattttatttcaacccATAAATCTCAGATCAACTGTATCGCTATTTGtcaattatgctttttttttttagtttagttttttagtttgtttgttttatgcccttttttatgcaatattttcccccaaaaaatatttcaagagtatttgatgtgaagtaattgaagccttcattgggtcaataattaataacaacattgattttgattcattatattattatttcgaGCAAGGACagttttaaataagaaaaaacagcctttatggcagctttgtgttattagagtcaacattttttttgttacatttcactactttttcaatgttttttttgtaaaataatttttacaatgtgctgcggcccgttaaaaaaaatcaaatccaaAATATTCTTCTTAAAGTGCGGTTTGCTTTTTTGTGCAAACAACCGCAACACTCTCAAGTATTGTCACACAGGAAAGCGTTACACAACATGGCTAGGAACGTTCAATAAAAGGAGATAATGAAGTCTCGCGTGAAACTACGCTCAAACTAACCAGGAAAGTAAGTCGCTTGCTTGTCATAAACACACAGCGCTGGCTTTTACAGCCTCACCCCCTGGGGGGATTAAAGTGTTAAAACCAcagcaacaaaacaattgcatcaCCGTGGCAACGGCACTTTTGAGGGTGGGTTATTGTTTGCAGAAAAAAAGGGAAGTTGCTGGATTACAAGCGAGGGCAAAGGTCAAGCCACACTGTATTAGGCGCACACTCATCTTAAtaggtacacctgtacaatcCAATGGATCGGTGCCAGGATTATATGGCTTGAATTTCTTACCAGGAACATTCCTCATACAGTGCTACATTGGTTTCCTTAGTGAGCATACATccacaaaatacataaaaatggaTAAACGAACAATACAATAGTTTCTCACTTCATGTGTTTTCCTATGTTTAGTGTTTTGTTCCtgttttgcgctcttatttttcAGTTACACTTCCGTGTTCCTTGTCCCGCAGCCCCTTGACTTTGTTTGCCAGCGCACTTGTTTTCGTTTGTCCAATCAGGTCTGTTTAGTTTCAGCTGTTGCTGCTTGCGGGCGACTGGATCATTGCACTTTGTAGTCTAACGTCGCTCCTgcattcctactccttttcggaggtGCTGTAATGAagcaactggaaatgtgtgatgcattacattgtatcgtatgcgtggtccaaataaactgaactgtTTGAAGGTTGCATACAGAGTGCATATTTCCCAATAAGTTGTTTATATTCGGACAAGACCAATGCAAAAATAGCTTTTttggatgtggccatcttgatttcccACAACTTAGCTGGAACTCTCCGACTTCCAACTTCCaaggtacaaaccctgtttccatatgagttgggaaattgtgttagatgtaaatataaacggaatacaatgatttgcaaatcattttcaacccatattcagttgaatatgctacaaagacaacatatttgatgttcaaactgataaacatttttttgttgttgcaaatgatcattaactttagaatttgatgccagcaacatgtgacaaagaagttgggaaaggtggcaataaattctgataaagttgaggaatgctcatcaaacacttatttggaacattccacaggtgaacaggcaaattgggaacaggtgggtgccatgattgggtataaaagtacattccatgaaatgctcagtcattcacaaacaaggatggggcgagggtcaccactttgtcaacaaatgcgtgggcaaattgttgaacagtttaagaaaaacctttctcaaccagctattgcaaggaatttagggatttcaccatctacggtccgtaatatcatcaaagggttcagagaatccggagaaatcactgcacgtaagcagctaagtctgtgaccttcgatccctcaggctgtactgcatcaacaagctaaatcagtgtgtaaaggatatcaccacatgggctcaggaacacttcagaaacccagtaTTGTCCCATTTTTGTGGAAATTTGTGGTCGCCAGATCCCAATCAATGACTTTCCATGCTGATCAGAAAAAAAACCCACTTGTGGGCGGCTCACCACAACTAGTTCACTTCCCAAAGAGTAAGGAGATCTTACGGTTCCTTTTTTGGATCATActgtatagcagtggttctcaaccttttttcagtgatgtaccccctgtgaatttttttttcaagtaccccctaatcagagcaaagcatttttggttgaaaaaaagagataaagaagtaaaatacagcactatgtcatcagtttctgatttattaaattgtataacagtgcaaaatagtgctcatttgtagtggtctttcttgaactatttggaaaaaaaaataggtttttatttgggatgtccgataatggctttttgccgatatccaatattccgatattgatcaaacccttaattaccgatatcaactgatactgatatcaaccgatacgatatatacagtcgtggaattaacacattattatgcctaatttggacaactaggtatggtgaagataagatccttttttaaaaataataataaaataaaataagataaataagttaaaaacattttcttgaataaaaaagaaagtaaaacaatataaaaacagttacatagaaactagtaattaatgaaaatgaataaaattaactgttaaaggttagtactattagtggaccagcagcacgcacaatcatgtgtgctttcggactgtatcccttgcagactgtattgatatatattgatatataatgtaggaaccagaatattaataacagaaagaaacaacccttttgtgtgaatgagtgtgaatgagttgggaatgggggagggaggttttttgggttggtgcactaattgtaagtgtatcttgtgttttttatgttgatttaataaaaaaataaaataaataaaaattaaaaacgataccgatataaaaaaaaaaaacgatattatcggacatctctattttttgtttgtttataaaggattttttaattgttgctatttttagaatatttggaaaaaaactcacgtaccccttggcataccttcaagtaccccgaggggtacgcgtacccccatttgagaaccactgctgtatagtatatagtatattatatataacatAGTATATTAAGGCCAATTCTGATACCGCTCTTCCAAAGGTGAGATCAGCCGATACCATCGCACGTGTCAACTGTAAGTGACTCTCACCATAAATAACTGATGAATCTTACAGTTGATACGTGCGATAGTATCGGCTGATCTCACCTTTGGAAGAGCGGTATCAGAATTGGCAGAATAAACCCCTGATCAGGACAGCCTTAAATGCCACCGTAGAAAATGAGCCTTTTAAAGAGCTCTGTAAACTGCAAATTATAAATAACCTTTTACGGCAGCAGACTGTAATGCACCAGCACTTGAAAAGGCATCAAGGGTGATTCTCCGGAATGGCGGAAGAAGTAATTTTCTGCACTCGACCAAAAAacatgcaccgtatttttcggactataagtcgcagttttttttcatagtttggccgggggtgcgacttatactcaggactcaggagtgacttatgtgtgaaattattaacacattatcgtaaaatataaaataatattatttagctcattcacgtaagagactagacgtataagatttcatgggatttagcgattaggagtgacagattgtttggtaaacgtatagcatgttctatatgttatagttatttgaatgactcttaccataatatgttacgttaacataccaggcaccttctcagttggctatttatgcctcaaataacgtacacttattcagcctgttgttcactattctttatttattttaaattgcctttcaaatgtctattcttggtgttgggttttatcaaatacatttccccaaaaaatgcgacttatactccagtgcgacttatatatgtttttttccttctttattatgcattttcggcatgtgcgacttatactccaaaaaatacagtatttaacgTTTGTACATACAATAAAACAGTTGGTGTATTTGGGGATATTAATTCGATGAATTTGTCGCACCGCAACAGTTTGTTAGAAAAAGAGATCAGATCTACAAAATAATCGTTAGGTACAGCCCTAGTCTAATCCATTATAAATGTGCTTCTATGTGGCCCCTTGGAGGTTTTGGCAAGTGACACAAATTGCACGACACACCTCGTTTTAATTACGGCACATTTGGGAGCCGAACTCAGGGGGGCAACTAAAGCAACCTCGGGGAGTATAACTTCTTCTATTTGCCAGATATTTTactttgtggaaaaaaaagaaaatatatatatatttaaataaataaataaaataaatcagcacctccaggtctgagtccatggttctcgcccggaaaagggtggagtgccatctccgggttggggaggagaccctgccccaagtgaaggagttcaagtacctcggagtcttgttcacgagtgagggaagagtggatcgtgagatcaacagtaatgcggacgctgtatcgatccattgtggtgaagaaggaactgagccggaaggcaaagctctcaatcctacgttctcatcctcacctatggtcatgagctttgggttatgaccgaaaggacaagttcgcgggtacaagcggccgaaatgagtttcctccgccgggtggcgggtctctcccttagagatagggtgagaagctctgtcatacggggggagctcaaagtaaagccgctgctcctccacatggagaggagccagatgaggtggttcgggcatctggttaggatgccacccgaacgcctccctcgggaggtgtttagggcacaaccaacggggaagacccaggacacgttgggaagaccatgtctcccggctggcctgggaacgcctcgggatcccccgggaagagctggacaaagtgactggggagagggaagtctgggcttccctgcttaggctgctacccccgcgacccgacctcggataagcggaagaagatggatgtatggatttACTTTGTGCCACCGACTGGCTCCATCTGCTGCACGACCCTGTCCCGATCCTTTccactaggacaggggtcggcaacccaaaatgttgaaagaaccaaaaaaaaaaaaaatctgaagccacaaaaaatgttaatccttatatacgtgttaaaatgaaggcaacacatgatgcaagtgtctatattagcctactatcagaatgactatgtgtcacaggctgattcaaatcttcattgacagaaatgtaatatttattcgacacatttttacaacattggaaaacattactaaaaaggGAGGCTTTCcagagggtgtgataactcctggaaattactggcttagaatggccaaaggtaaagatgcgTGTGTTAAAGTTGAAGGCAACGgaaactacaaaaaaaatgacCTCAAAATAGACCTAAGATACGAAGCATAttgatgtacatacagctagaataaatagcatattagcatcgattagcttgcaatcatgcagtgaccaaatatgtctgattagcactccacacaagtcaataacatcacttttgtgcattcacgcacagcatggcaaacagacaaaggagtggcataaaacgcgtctttctgtggcagcatcaaggaaagttgtacatgtaaacaaactacggtgcgttcaaggacttcctAAATCCGAACAAAATGTCGCGcggcaaatactctcatcagtgaagcatgtttctggggcttcacggtggcagaggggttagtgcatctgcctcacaatacgaaggtcctgagtagtcttgggttcaatcccgggctcgggatctttctgtgtggagtttgcatgttctccccgtgactgcgtgggttccctccgggtactccggcttcctcccacctccaaagacatgcacctggggataggttgattggcaacactaaattggccctagtgtgtggatgtgagtgtgaatgttgtctgtctatctgtgttggccctgcgatgaggtggcgacttgtccagggtgtaccccgccttccgcccgattgtagctgagataggctccagcgccccccgcgaccccaaaagggaataagcggtagaaaatggatggatggatgggatttctaacaattaggaaggcttGTCATGTTTTTTCCTCCAACAGAAACCTCATCTTTTTCCCATTTTCGAAAAAGttccaaggagccactagggcggcgttaAAGAGCCGCTTGTGGTTAGAGAGCCGCgcgttgccgacccccgcactaGGACATACTTGGGTCTCTGGTATATGAGAGCAACTACCAACTTTGTGACAAGTATGTCAaaattacatttagaaaaatcatTTGTGAGGGTATTACGGTAGTCTTTCCTTATTCTGTGCCTTACCTTATGGATGTGGAATTGGCCAAGGAAACCTGCTACTGACTCAGTGGCACAGTCTGGTGGACAAAGTTTCATATCACGCCCACTCAACCCACAACAGGTCTAATGACCATAACTTGGTCGATTAAAAAGGCCAGACTTTGGTTTTTCAGAGGTCAACTCGAAATGGGTCAAGGAACCCTGCTTTTACAATTTAACTCACATGCAATCCCCAGTGATCACTGCACCAAAAGCGGTGCTCAATCGATTCCAAATGGCCTGAAATGTAGGAGTCTCATTTATCCATGGAGGGAAGTTTTAGCTGGGGACACTCCAGAAAATAAATTCAACCAGTGACTAGGGTCAGTCACCtttttgataaaaataaaaaactttatgcTGAAAAATCTTGTTATGGATAGCCAGGGGTCTTGCTTAAATTTCCTCAACTCATCACTACTGAAAAACATGTATGAAACCATTATAATGTAAAATAATGTCTttattactgcaaaaaaaaaaaaaaaaggttaacaaaAAGATGTCCCAAAGTCACAAATGTGGGATATATGTTATCATTGTTGACTGTAGCTTAGCTGAGAATAAATGTACCATCACCAAATGTGAATAgactgaaaagttttttttttgttttttttggatggGAAGGGGCAACAGGGGGGATTTTAAACAGGAGTTTTACACGTTCTTATAATGCAAACCAAGAAATTCCAGAACTTAAAAAACACAATTCAACAAAACAGAATTATCGTGTTTAAATTCAATTTTCACAAGCAGAGCGATAGTGTGATTTTTAAAAGAGTACAGTTTACAAAAAATCCTTGAGAAGTTCCACGCTAACAAAGTTTTACATCAGCTTCCTGATGAGGGTTGAAAACTACAGCCTAAAAGCAACGTAAGAAGCCTGCGAGGGAAGAACAGTGAGGGGAAGAAACAAAGGAATCAAATGGGATTTCAAgacaaaattaaaatgtatttctgcCTCTAAAAACGCGTCAGTCCCAAGAAAATAGCAGTTGGAAATATGATGTGCGCTCGACATTAAAGACGATACAGGAAGCACTGAGGCTCAGCTACTCGCTTGCTTTCTCCTCATCTTTGTCCTCTTCTCCGTTTTCGGCACCGACCTGTAAGAGGAAGCGCAACCACTTTGTTACTTTGCTTACAGAAGTAGAAGACATGGGAGGGGGGAGAAACAATTGACGGACCTCTTCGTCTTTGTCTTTTTCGTCCTCAACGGGGACCTCAGTCTTTTCATCTTGAGGTTCCTCTTTTGTCTCCTCCGTTTTGTCCTTTGCCGGCCCCTTCACCTTTTTGGTCTTAGGCACCTAAAACGGAAACAAAGCAAGCGCTCTATatagatgggtaccgttcactttTGAACCTGGGAATCACATCGGTAACGATTTTTGGTACTTGGGTGTGTTggtaaatatttattgttttttgataaaacctcattttcttattgtaacatttaaaaatgagcggaTTATTATAACCCTGATGTAAGTACAGTgtgacattaagttgcaagtccaagacgttagatgacagtagtgtatagttgatgtttttttttgttgcaccctagaAGGTGTTAATAttgcaagtattgtacttattacacaccagctgtttgactgtaatgtgcatcttgattaacacatttggagatgTTGAAATCACCAATGCTAATAAGCAGCATTTCAATAGCAAAGCCATTGtattttagcatcaagctagcgcatctTTGAAAAGAGCAGAGCCTTTAAGTTGGAGCGTTTGAATCAAtgactttgttggcattgaaaattgcaacattacctagaacagcggtttcaaccactgtgttttaaattatgcaatttcacctaattggtctaaaaaatattatttgcaaaccaataattggATTCCACAATTTGCTGCTGTTCAGTGTTGTCTGTGCTGTTGAGCATAACCGTGTGATACTCTtccttatcagtaggtggcagcaggtagcgcaTTGCTTTGTaggccta from the Nerophis lumbriciformis linkage group LG17, RoL_Nlum_v2.1, whole genome shotgun sequence genome contains:
- the LOC140679519 gene encoding uncharacterized protein gives rise to the protein MLSIYMLPLGDIIRKYGVSFHCYADDTQLYMPLKLTNTPDCSQLEACLNEIKQWMSANFLQLNAKKTEMLIIGPAKHRHLFNNTTLTFDNQTITQGESVKNLGIIFDPTLSFESHIQSVTKTAFFHLRNIAKIRSILSTSDAEIIIHAFVTSRLDYCNVLFSGLPMSSIKRLQLVQNAAARLLTRTRKFDHIRPILAHLHWLPVHLRCDFKVLLLAYKILHGLAPSYLVDCIVPYVPARNLRSKNSGLLVIPRAQKKSAGYRAFSIRAPVLWNALPVTIRDATSVEAFKSHLKTHLYTLAFK